The nucleotide window TTCTTCAACCGGCAGCACCTTGCCCGTTGGCTGCTTGCTGGCACCACCACGGGCCTTCTGCTCGGCGTTGGAGTCGGCGCCGATAAGTGGCGCTAGGTCCTTGAACAGCAACTGGTTGGACACCAGGTTGCCGGACAGCTTGGGCCGTGGCTGGCTGGCGACAAAAGCCAGGTCACCGTGGATGTCGCTGTCACCGATCTTGCCGTTGAAGCCCTGGTAGTTGAACGTCGCGCCTTGCGGCGCATGCAGGTTGGCGCTGAGACGACCGTCGGTCGAGTAGGCCGGGGTGTCTGGCAGGGTTACCCCAGTCAATGGGTAGAGGTTGCCCAGGCTGGCACCGGACAGGCGCAGGCGCAGGTCGAGCGCGCCGAGGTTGCGCGGGTCGGTCAGGGTGCCGGCGAGCACTACATGGGTGTCGGCGATGCGCACGTCGGCTTGCAGCGGAAAAGGCTGGCTGGCGTCCTGCAGGGCCAGCAGGCCGCCGATCTTGCCGGTGCCGGACACCGGCTGACCTTTGTAGCGGCCTTGGGCCTTGAGCCCGAAGGCGTAGTCCTGTGCACCGCCGGCCTTCTCGGCGCTGGCCTTGCCGACAATGTCGCTGAACGGGATCGGCTTGCCCAGCGGGTCGATCTGCACCTTCATGCTGGTTTTCAGGGTCTGGTCGTCGAAGCTGACATTCCCCTGGTCGAAACCGATCGCACCGATATCCAGCTGCCATTTGGACGGTTCTGCGTTTTCATCCTTGGGGCCGAAGTCGAACGTCCAGTTGGCACGGCCATCGGCCAGGCGAGTGAGGCTGGCAGTGGGCTTGGTCAGGTCGATGCGCGGGATGCTGATCTGCTGGAACAGCAGCGGCAACGGCGCCAGGCGGAACTCCACGCGCTCCAGGCCGACCATCTTCGGCTCCTTGAGCCAGTCCGGGTTGCCCAGGGTCAGGTCCTCGGCGGTGAAATGCGGCCATGGTACCCAGGCACGCCAGCCGCCCTCTTCAGGCTCAGTCCGCCAGTGAAGGGCCAGGTTGCCGTTGATTGCGAAGGGCCGGTGCAGGGCCTCGGAAACCTTTTCGTTGAGCAGGGGTTTTACGCGGTTCCAGTCGAAGGTAGCGATCACCACCACCAGAATCGCCAGCAGGGTGAGCAGGGTGGCGAGGGTCCAGACGAGGATTCTGGCGGGACGCGTCATTGCGTGATTCTCCTTGCGGCATGGCACAAAACGGGTGCAGCGATGGCAGTCAATATGTCGGACTGTGGAAAACCCGTGGGGTTTTATCGAGAGCGCCATGATAGCGAAGTTTTCCTGGCCTTTTGCTCAGCAATACGTCGCGCCAAGCGATGCCTGCTACCCGGCAACAGCCCAACCAAATCGTCATCAGCCGACCTGTATGGCGCTGCCTAGAGCGCTTGCAAACCTCTATCAATGCGGTCGATTGTTACCATTACCCGTATGAACTTCTCTCTGGCGTTACCGAGCGTAGCATTGGCTCCGTACCCACTTTCCAGCCCCCGAGAGGAGCACCGAAATCATGAAACGCCACCTGCTGACCCTGACCCTGTCCATCCTGGCTGCCAACGCTTTTGCCCTGCCAGCCGACGAACAACACCTGACCGCCGAATCCCGCTCCAGCGCTGCCGAAATCGCCCAGCCGCTGAAAACCGTTGCCGAAGGGGGTTCTGACCGCCTGATCGAACGCAGTGGGCGTGTTGCCGAAGGTGGCTCGGATCGCCTGATCGAACGCACTGGCCGCGTCGCTGAGGGTGGCTCGGATCGCCTGATCGAACGCAGTGGCCGCGTCGCTGAGGGTGGCTCGGATCGCCTGATCGAGCGCAGTGGCCGCGTCGCTGAAGGTGGCTCGGATCGCCTGATCGAACGCAGTGGCCGCGTCGCTGAAGGTGGCTCGGATCGCCTGGTTGAACTCAGCCGTGTGAGCTGATCACCATGGCCGAAAAGAACAACCTGAGTCACACCGCTTGCTCCCCTCCAGGCCCGGTCCATTGACCGGGCTTTGTTTTTTTATCTAGAGTGCCCAGCCTTACCGCCACAGAAGCCCGCACCATGCTGCCGCGCGCCGAACAGAAACTACAGACCCGCCAGGCCCTGCTCGATGCCGCCTGCCTGCTGATGGAGAGTGGCCGTGGTTTCGGCAGTATCAGCCTGCGTGAAGTGGCGAAGACGGCCGGCATCGTGCCTACCGGCTTCTACCGGCATTTTCCCGACATGGACGCCCTCGGCCTGGCCCTGGTGGCCGAAATCGACACCACCTTCCGCCAGACCATCCGCCTGGTGCGCCAGAACGAATTCGAACTGGGCGGTATCACAGACGCGTCGGTGCGCATTTTCCTCGACGTGGTGGCTGCTCACCGCGCGCAGTTCCTGTTTCTGGCCCGCGAGCAATACGGTGGCTCACAGGCCGTGCGCCAGGCCATTGCCCGCCTGCGCCAGGACATCAGCGACGATCTGGCCACCGACCTGGCGCGCATGAAGCGCTGGCAGCACCTGGACAACGCCGCGCTCGCGGTGATGGCCGACCTGGTGGTGAAGACCGTGTTCGCGACCCTGCCCGAGCTTATCGACAGCCCCGAATCGGGTTATCCACAGGCGCTGACGGCGCAGGAAAAGATCACCCAGCAATTACGCTTCATCTTCGTCGGGGCACGGCATTGGCAAGGGCTCGGCAACCCAGGCTGATGGGTAGCCTGTGCCGGCCCCTTCGCGGGCTTGCCCGCTCCCACAGGTAACCCAAATTGCTCGGGCCTGTGGTGATCCTGTGGGAGCGGGCAAGCCCGCGAAGGGGCCGGCACAGGCTACCGAAAACCCCAGTTCTGCTACCATGGCGCCCTGCCCGACAGCGACGAGCGCCGAAATGTCCGACCCCCGCCCCACCCTGCCTGAACTGGCCCGCTTCAACCAGCACTTCGCCGAATGCATCGTGCCGTTGTGGCAAGGCCCGGGCTGGAATGCCGACCTGGCCCTGCCCTACGAGGCGCTGGACGCCAAGCACCAGCCGTTGCCGGCGCAGCGCTACCGGGCCATGGCCTGCGCACGCCAGTTGTACCTGTTCAGCAGCCGTATCGGGCAACCGGGCGCTGCCGAGCGCGCGGCGGCGTTGTTCCGATCGCTGCAAAAGCACTTCCACGATGCCGAGCACGGTGGCTGGTTCTACAGCATCGATGCCCAAGGCAAGCCGCTGGACCGTCGCAAGGACCTGTACACCCACGCGTTCATCGTCTTTGCCTGCGCGCACTACTGGGGCAAGGTGCGCGAAAGCCTGGTGGAATCAACCCTGAACGCTGCGCTGGGCATCATCGACCAGCAATTCGCCCGTGACGACGGCCTGTACGAGGCCAGCCTGGGCGAAGACTGGGCTGACCTGGGCAGCGGCCCGCTGCAGAACCCACAGATGCACTTGGCCGAGGCGTTCCTGCAGGTGCTGGCGGTGCGCGCTGATGAACATACCCAGCAGTCGCTGCTGCAGTTGTGTGAAGCGCTGCAGGCGCACTTCGTCGAACCGGCCCATGGCCTGATGCTGGAAAAGCCACGCGGGGCTGTGGATAACTGGTTCGAGCCGGGGCACCAGTTCGAATGGTTCTACCTGCTGCACACCTCACCGCTGCTGCGTGACACGCCGCTGCATGCGTCCATCGACCGGGCTTTCGGCTTTGCCGAACAGTATGGGGTGAAAGAGGGAGCAGTACTGGCGATGCTGGATGTGGATGGGCGGGTGCTGGATGCCACGCAACGCATCTGGGCCCAGGCGGAGTACCTGCGGGCGCTGGTATTACGCGCTGGGAGTGAGGCGAAGCTGGTTGACCAGCTGCAGGCGCTGCAAGCGCGGTTCCTGCGCGAAGCGGGCTGGTATGAGTGCCGGGATGGTGAGGGCAATGTCAGCCGGCATGATATGCCATCGACTACGCCCTACCATCTGGCGACTTGCCTGAAAGGGTTGCAGCGCCTGAGCTGACGCTTTCGCAGCACAAGGCTGCTCCTACAGGGGTAGCGGTGCGTCTGAAACCTGCGCAATGCCTGTAGGAGCAGCCTTGTGCTGCGAATGGGCCGCAAAGCGGCCCCGCTTTGTTGATCAGCCCTTGGCCGAACGGTCGATGGAGAACCCTGCCCAATCCTGGCTCACCGGCATCAGCTCCAGGCTGTTGATGTTGATGTGCGCCGGCTGGTTGAGGATCCAGAAGATGGTCTCGGCAATGTCCTGCGGCTGGATCGGCTCGGCACCCGCGTAAGTGGCGTCGTACTTGGCCTGGTCACCGCCGAAGCGCACCAGCGAGAACTCGCTCTCGCACAGGCCCGGCTCGATGTTGCTCACGCGCACACCAGTGCCGCGCAGGTCGCAGCGCAGGCTCAACGAGAACTGGCCGACGAAGGCCTTGGTGCCGCCGTACACATTGCTGCCCGGATACGGGTAGTTGCCCGCCACAGAACCTACGTTGAGGATCGACGCGCCGCGACCGTGGGCGATCAGGCGTGGCAGCAGCAGGCGGGTGGTGTACATCAGGCCCTTGATGTTGGTGTCGACCATGGTTTCCCAGTCGTCGAGGCTGCAGTTCTGCGCCGCATCCACACCCAGTGCCAGGCCGGCGTTGTTGACCAGGCCGCGAATCTTCTCGAACCCGGCCGGCAAGCTGGCGATGGCCTGCTCCATGGCCTTGCGGTCACGCACGTCGAGCACCAGGCCGTGGACCTCGGTCTTGGCCGACAGCTCTGCGCACAGGGCATCCAGGCGCTCCTTGCGGCGGCCAGTGAGCACCAGCTTCCAGCCAGCTTCGGCAAAGCGGCGGGCGGTGGCCTCGCCGAAACCGGAAGTGGCGCCAGTGATGAATACGGTGGACGTCATGCTCTGTTCCTCACGGTAGGTTGTCATCGGCAGCTTTGCAGCATGCCCGCGCCGCGCGCGGGCAGCAAGCCGTTCAGGGCGCTGTACATTTTTTGTACATGTCCGGCAAACCCTTGCGGCAGAAGGCTCGGCGCCAGCTATGCGCATGTTATCCACAAGGCTTTCCCCACGGATTGGGGGCAACTCGTCCACAGTGCGGAACCCTTTCAGCGTTGGGTGGTCGGTGGATATCTTTTCGTTGAGGATGCAAAGCTTTCAAGCATGCAGCCTGCAGCAGTCTGTCCAAGGTTTCCCCACAGAGTTATCCACAGCTTTGACATTGATTTCCAGGTGCTTTCGGGTCTGTGAAAAACCCTGAAAAGTCACCCACAGGAACGATGTGATCAAAAAATGATCGCATCGCTGCAGGGTTTGGTATCAAAGGGCTGTAGCGAGATGCCACCATGTTTTCCACAGGCGGTTCCACATTATCCGTGGACAAGATCAAGCCTGTGGAAACAAGGGCTTGCGAGGGAGTGTTGGTGTGTATAGAGAACAAGGCGCGGCAAGTTGTCCACATGGGAATGGGGCTGCTTGGCAGCCCCGGATGTAACTCAGTGCCCGCCAAGATAGGCGTTGCGCACTTCCTCGTTGACCAGCAGCTCCTGCCCGGTGCCGGTCATGCGAATCTCCCCGTTGACCATTACATAAGCCCGGTCGGACAGCTTCAAGGCATGGTTGGCGTTCTGCTCCACCAGAAAAATGGTCATCCCGGTCTTGGCCAGCTCACGCAGGGTCGCAAAGATCTGCTTGACCACGATCGGTGCAAGCCCCAGCGAGGGCTCATCCAGCAACAGCAACTTCGGCCGGCTCATCAGCGCCCGGGCAATCGCCAGCATCTGCTGCTCGCCACCGGACATGGTCATGGCCCGCTGGGTACGCCGCTCCTTCAGCCGCGGGAACAGTTCGTACATGCGCTGCATGTCTTCAGCGGCATGCTTGTCGCCGATGGGGATGGTGCCCATCATCAGGTTTTCCTCGACGGTCATGTCGGGGAATACCCGGCGCCCTTCCGGCGACTGGGCAATACCATTGGAAGCGATGTAGTGCGACGACTTGCGGGTAATGTCGGTGCCGCGATAGACGATATGCCCGGATGCCGCCCGCGGCTGGCCGAAGATCGACATCAGCAGGGTGGACTTGCCGGCACCATTGGCACCGATCAGGCTGACCGTCTCGCCTTCGTTGATGTGCATCGATACCTTTTTCAGCGCCTGGATCGGCCCGTAGAACACGTCCAGGTCCTTCAGTTCGAGAATGGGTGCACTCATACCAGTTCCTCTTCATCTGCACCCAGGTAGGCGGCGATCACCGTCGGGTTGTGGCGGATTTCCTGCGGCGCGCCTTCGGCAATCACGTTGCCGTGGTCCAGCACCACGATATGGTCGGAAATGCTCATGACCATGCCCATGTCGTGCTCGATCAGCACCACGGTGATGTCATGCTCGTCACGCAGCACACGAATCATGCGGCTTAGGGCTTCGGTTTCCTGCGGGTTAAGGCCCGCCGCCGGTTCGTCCAGGCAGATGATCTTCGGCCGCGTGCACATGGCCCGGGCAATTTCCAGCCGGCGCTGCTGGCCGTACGACAGCTCGCCGGCCAGGCGGTTGGCGCAGTCGACCAGGTCGACCACTTCCAGCCAGTAGAATGCGTGGTCCAGCGCGTCGCTTTCGGCCTTGCGGTAGGCCTTGGTGTTGAGCACCCCGGCCAGCAGGTTGCGGTTGACCCACATGTGCTGGGCCACCAGCAGGTTTTCCACTACCGACATTTCCTTGAACAGGCGGATGTTCTGGAAGGTGCGCGCCAGGCCTGCGCGGTTGACCAGGTGTGTGCCGCCGAACATCTTGTAGTACAGGCGGTTGGCAAAGCGCGCCGGCGACACGAAGTCCGCCGCCTGGAAGCGCTCGCCAAGCAACTGGATGACGTTGGTGTGGCTGCCGCGCACGTTCAGCTCGATGCGCCCGCCACTGGCCTTGTAGAAGCCGGTCAGGCAGTTGAACACCGTGGTCTTGCCGGCGCCGTTGGGGCCGATCAGGGCGAAGATCTGGTTGCGCCGGACCTTCAGGCTGACATCACTCAGCGCCTTGATGCCACCGAACTGCATCATCAGGTTGTCGACAGAGAGAATGATATCGTCGCTCATGGCGCCACTCCTTTACGCGGGGTCACACCGGTACGGCTGATGCGGATCAGCCCACGCGGTCGCCAGATCATCATCAGCACCATCAGCACGCCGAACAGCAGCACCCGGTATTCGGAGAAGCTGCGCAGCAGTTCGGGTGCCACGGTCAGCACGAACGCTGCAATTACCACGCCCACGGTCGAGCCCATGCCACCCAGCACGACAATGGCAAGGATCAGCGCCGACTCGAAGAAGGTGAACGACGACGGGTTTACGAAGCCCTGGTAGGTGGCGAAAAACACCCCGGCCAGGCCGGCCGTGGAGGCACCCAGGGTAAACGCCGAAAGCTTGACCAGCACGTGGTTCAGGCCCATCGAGCGGCAGGCGATCTCGTCTTCGCGCAGCGCTTCCCACGCGCGGCCTACCGGCATGCGGGTCAGGCGGTGCTTGATGTACAGCACAGCCAGCACTACCAGGAACAGCACCGCGTAGATGAACACGAACTTGAGGTTGGCGTTGTAATCGAAGCCGAAGAACTCGTGGATCGGCACCCCGCCATCTTTGGCCCGGCGGCCGAATTCCAGGCCAAAGAAGGTTGGCGAAGGCGCCGGCATGCCGTTGGGGCCTCCGGTGAACGACAGCCAGTTGTTCAGCACCAGGCGGATGATCTCGCCAAAGCCCAGGGTCACGATAGCCAGGTAGTCACCGTGCATTCGTAGCACAGGGAAGCCCAGTATGCACCCCGCCAACGCGGCGGCGATGGCCGCCAGGGGCAGCACGCTCCAGAAACCCAGGCCGAGGTACTGGTAACCCAGTGCCAGGCCGTAGGCGCCAATGGCGTAGAACGCCACGTAGCCCAGGTCGAGCAGGCCGGCCAGGCCGACCACGATGTTAAGGCCAAGCCCCAGCAACACGTAGATCAGCCCGAGGATGACGACGGTCAGCAGGTACTTGTTGGCGAAGATCGGGAAGACGATGGCAATCACCACCAGCGCCGGGATGATGTAGCGCAGCCGCGACTTGTAGTCCGGCGCGTTCACATGCACGCCAGAGCCACCGTTATCGAAGCCCTGGAGCATGCGCACGCCAGCGGCGGTCTGCAGGTACAGGCTGAGCAGGAAGCGCCCCACCATCACCCCGCCGACCAGCCAGGCTACGCGGCGCGGCTCGGCATTGAAGGTGTAGCCGTCGAGCACCACGCCGACGACCGGGCCAAACACAATGAGTGCCAGCAGGCCGGCGACGAGGGTCTCCAGCAGGCTGCGTTTAAGGTCGAAACCCTTGGTTTCGGAAGCAGAGGCAGTTTTGGCAACGGACATGTTCACACCTTAGCCACGAGCGGGCGACCCAGCAGGCCTTGTGGGCGGAAGATAAGGATCATCACCAGCAGCGAGAAGCTGAACACGTCCTTGTAGTCGGAGTTGATCAGGCCAGAGAACAGCGACTCGGAAATCCCCAGGATGATGCCGCCGAGCATGGCGCCAGGCAGCGAGCCGATACCACCGAGCACTGCGGCGGTGAACGCCTTGATGCCGATGATGAAGCCGGCATAGAAGTCGAAGGTGCCGTAGTTCATGGTGATCAGCACACCGGCCAGGGCGGCCATTACCGCACCGATGACAAACACGTACGAAATCACCCGGTCGGTGTTGATGCCCAGGATCGAGGCCATCTTGCGGTCTTGCTGTGTGGCACGGCACATGCGGCCGAGCTTGGTGTACTTGATCACGTAGGTGAGCAGGCCCATGCCCACGAAGGCGGCGATCAGGATGAAGATCTTGGTGTAGGTCAGTTGCACGAAGCCGGTGCCGACTTCGACACGCCAGGCCCCTTCAAGCAGGGTCGGCACGCCTTGCTGGCGGGCGCCCTGGCTGATCTGTGCGTAGTTCTGCAGGATCAGCGAGATGCCGATGGCACTGATCAGCGGCGCCAGGCGGGTGGAGTTACGCAGGGGTTTGTAGGCGATGCGTTCGATGGTGAACCCATAGACGCCCGTGACGACGACGGTGAACAACAGCGTGCCCAACATCAGGAGCGGGAACGACTCGACGCCGAAATAGGCCAGCAAT belongs to Pseudomonas putida NBRC 14164 and includes:
- a CDS encoding AsmA family protein, which encodes MTRPARILVWTLATLLTLLAILVVVIATFDWNRVKPLLNEKVSEALHRPFAINGNLALHWRTEPEEGGWRAWVPWPHFTAEDLTLGNPDWLKEPKMVGLERVEFRLAPLPLLFQQISIPRIDLTKPTASLTRLADGRANWTFDFGPKDENAEPSKWQLDIGAIGFDQGNVSFDDQTLKTSMKVQIDPLGKPIPFSDIVGKASAEKAGGAQDYAFGLKAQGRYKGQPVSGTGKIGGLLALQDASQPFPLQADVRIADTHVVLAGTLTDPRNLGALDLRLRLSGASLGNLYPLTGVTLPDTPAYSTDGRLSANLHAPQGATFNYQGFNGKIGDSDIHGDLAFVASQPRPKLSGNLVSNQLLFKDLAPLIGADSNAEQKARGGASKQPTGKVLPVEEFRTERWRAMDADVTFAGKRIVHSTQLPFNDLSAHVMLEDGLLRLEPLRFGVAGGNLASKIRLDGRSVPLQGRAQLTARGFKLKQLFPSFAPMQTSFGELNGDADISGRGNSVAALLGTANGDLRMLINDGAISRSLMEIAGLNVGNYVVGKLFGDEDVKINCAAADVGLKDGLATTRLFIFDTENAIIYINGTANFASEQLDLKITPESKGLRLFSLRSPLYVRGPFAKPNAGVQALPLALRGAGMVALGVVAGPAAGLLALIAPSSGDDPNQCTPLLQQMKAGKAPAAVKGKK
- a CDS encoding TetR family transcriptional regulator; translated protein: MLPRAEQKLQTRQALLDAACLLMESGRGFGSISLREVAKTAGIVPTGFYRHFPDMDALGLALVAEIDTTFRQTIRLVRQNEFELGGITDASVRIFLDVVAAHRAQFLFLAREQYGGSQAVRQAIARLRQDISDDLATDLARMKRWQHLDNAALAVMADLVVKTVFATLPELIDSPESGYPQALTAQEKITQQLRFIFVGARHWQGLGNPG
- a CDS encoding AGE family epimerase/isomerase; translated protein: MSDPRPTLPELARFNQHFAECIVPLWQGPGWNADLALPYEALDAKHQPLPAQRYRAMACARQLYLFSSRIGQPGAAERAAALFRSLQKHFHDAEHGGWFYSIDAQGKPLDRRKDLYTHAFIVFACAHYWGKVRESLVESTLNAALGIIDQQFARDDGLYEASLGEDWADLGSGPLQNPQMHLAEAFLQVLAVRADEHTQQSLLQLCEALQAHFVEPAHGLMLEKPRGAVDNWFEPGHQFEWFYLLHTSPLLRDTPLHASIDRAFGFAEQYGVKEGAVLAMLDVDGRVLDATQRIWAQAEYLRALVLRAGSEAKLVDQLQALQARFLREAGWYECRDGEGNVSRHDMPSTTPYHLATCLKGLQRLS
- a CDS encoding SDR family oxidoreductase; the encoded protein is MTSTVFITGATSGFGEATARRFAEAGWKLVLTGRRKERLDALCAELSAKTEVHGLVLDVRDRKAMEQAIASLPAGFEKIRGLVNNAGLALGVDAAQNCSLDDWETMVDTNIKGLMYTTRLLLPRLIAHGRGASILNVGSVAGNYPYPGSNVYGGTKAFVGQFSLSLRCDLRGTGVRVSNIEPGLCESEFSLVRFGGDQAKYDATYAGAEPIQPQDIAETIFWILNQPAHININSLELMPVSQDWAGFSIDRSAKG
- a CDS encoding ABC transporter ATP-binding protein, whose product is MSAPILELKDLDVFYGPIQALKKVSMHINEGETVSLIGANGAGKSTLLMSIFGQPRAASGHIVYRGTDITRKSSHYIASNGIAQSPEGRRVFPDMTVEENLMMGTIPIGDKHAAEDMQRMYELFPRLKERRTQRAMTMSGGEQQMLAIARALMSRPKLLLLDEPSLGLAPIVVKQIFATLRELAKTGMTIFLVEQNANHALKLSDRAYVMVNGEIRMTGTGQELLVNEEVRNAYLGGH
- a CDS encoding ATP-binding cassette domain-containing protein gives rise to the protein MSDDIILSVDNLMMQFGGIKALSDVSLKVRRNQIFALIGPNGAGKTTVFNCLTGFYKASGGRIELNVRGSHTNVIQLLGERFQAADFVSPARFANRLYYKMFGGTHLVNRAGLARTFQNIRLFKEMSVVENLLVAQHMWVNRNLLAGVLNTKAYRKAESDALDHAFYWLEVVDLVDCANRLAGELSYGQQRRLEIARAMCTRPKIICLDEPAAGLNPQETEALSRMIRVLRDEHDITVVLIEHDMGMVMSISDHIVVLDHGNVIAEGAPQEIRHNPTVIAAYLGADEEELV
- the livM gene encoding high-affinity branched-chain amino acid ABC transporter permease LivM is translated as MSVAKTASASETKGFDLKRSLLETLVAGLLALIVFGPVVGVVLDGYTFNAEPRRVAWLVGGVMVGRFLLSLYLQTAAGVRMLQGFDNGGSGVHVNAPDYKSRLRYIIPALVVIAIVFPIFANKYLLTVVILGLIYVLLGLGLNIVVGLAGLLDLGYVAFYAIGAYGLALGYQYLGLGFWSVLPLAAIAAALAGCILGFPVLRMHGDYLAIVTLGFGEIIRLVLNNWLSFTGGPNGMPAPSPTFFGLEFGRRAKDGGVPIHEFFGFDYNANLKFVFIYAVLFLVVLAVLYIKHRLTRMPVGRAWEALREDEIACRSMGLNHVLVKLSAFTLGASTAGLAGVFFATYQGFVNPSSFTFFESALILAIVVLGGMGSTVGVVIAAFVLTVAPELLRSFSEYRVLLFGVLMVLMMIWRPRGLIRISRTGVTPRKGVAP
- a CDS encoding ABC transporter permease subunit, whose product is MDGIFLQQLVNGLTLGSVYGLIAIGYTMVYGIIGMINFAHGEVYMISAYLAAISLALLAYFGVESFPLLMLGTLLFTVVVTGVYGFTIERIAYKPLRNSTRLAPLISAIGISLILQNYAQISQGARQQGVPTLLEGAWRVEVGTGFVQLTYTKIFILIAAFVGMGLLTYVIKYTKLGRMCRATQQDRKMASILGINTDRVISYVFVIGAVMAALAGVLITMNYGTFDFYAGFIIGIKAFTAAVLGGIGSLPGAMLGGIILGISESLFSGLINSDYKDVFSFSLLVMILIFRPQGLLGRPLVAKV